In one window of archaeon BMS3Bbin15 DNA:
- the tusA_1 gene encoding sulfurtransferase TusA, giving the protein MKFRKKDEHTYELDVKGYVCPHPQLYTMKTLQKIKSGDVLEVVFDNPTSEESISALIEKEGHKVLEHTRDGANFYYKIQKA; this is encoded by the coding sequence ATGAAATTTAGGAAGAAAGATGAACATACGTATGAGCTGGATGTGAAGGGTTATGTATGCCCCCATCCACAGCTTTATACAATGAAGACACTTCAGAAAATAAAATCTGGAGATGTGCTTGAAGTAGTATTTGACAATCCCACTTCTGAAGAGAGTATTTCTGCTCTTATAGAGAAGGAAGGGCATAAAGTCCTGGAGCATACAAGGGACGGTGCGAATTTCTACTATAAAATACAGAAAGCATAG
- a CDS encoding type I phosphodiesterase / nucleotide pyrophosphatase codes for MLIVGVDSATWTVIKPNLSRLPNFSKLMEEGEYSSIYLKQKPWSPEVWCSMFTGLLPKEHGHHDFVVNDKIVKREDIKAEFIWDILDKNGVSVKALNVPFIVPPYNYNLDFKPVAQGVPVELDELLEEIEKVTASALEVLNNDKPDLFIVAYTALDKLSHLHWGEDILVDFYEKVDSALGKLIAYDDEVIVISDHGFCDYDNAPVRTLPERTPKGKVKGDHHPEAIIIKKNVQCYIEQPADVFKCIKKRFLGDMDG; via the coding sequence TTGCTTATAGTAGGGGTAGATTCCGCAACCTGGACAGTGATAAAACCAAATCTTTCAAGACTGCCGAACTTCAGTAAGCTTATGGAAGAAGGTGAATATAGCAGCATATATCTGAAGCAGAAGCCCTGGAGTCCCGAAGTGTGGTGCTCAATGTTCACTGGCTTGCTTCCCAAGGAGCACGGACACCATGACTTTGTGGTTAACGATAAAATAGTTAAGAGGGAGGATATTAAGGCTGAATTCATATGGGATATTCTGGATAAAAATGGGGTGAGTGTTAAGGCCCTTAATGTACCGTTTATTGTTCCACCCTATAATTATAACCTTGATTTTAAGCCAGTGGCACAGGGTGTACCTGTGGAGCTGGATGAACTCCTTGAAGAGATAGAGAAGGTGACAGCTTCTGCCCTGGAGGTTCTTAATAACGACAAACCTGATTTATTCATAGTAGCCTACACCGCTCTGGATAAACTCTCTCATCTCCACTGGGGAGAGGATATTCTTGTTGATTTCTATGAAAAGGTTGACAGTGCACTGGGAAAGCTCATAGCCTATGATGACGAAGTTATTGTTATATCCGACCATGGATTCTGCGACTATGACAACGCACCTGTGAGAACTCTGCCAGAAAGAACTCCTAAAGGTAAGGTCAAAGGTGACCACCATCCCGAAGCTATTATTATAAAGAAGAATGTACAGTGTTATATAGAACAACCTGCGGATGTTTTCAAATGCATAAAAAAGAGATTTTTAGGTGATATGGATGGATGA
- a CDS encoding putative inner membrane protein, whose amino-acid sequence MDVDPERKRKFWAYSIVGLLIIVSLWYYHMNPLYMYIVAYLWFGFTYGMLMQYGRFCFASAWRDLIAIGVTRMFIGILIAMATFSLVLAVLAAAQLSTFHPGPLGLNELIGGLLFGAGMTLAGGCASGTLYKTGEGNGTSWLALFAIVFSQAIFVDYGGFFDKFLVGYAFKEPMITLSQYFPSLGGFKYVVGDSIINVIIPVIILIVFAYYVVARKGIMRRLMERKTESADGGVPKPTLGDDLRGIWMMITASKRTAIAGILLGIVSGVHVFTIQSLRYRDGINNFGQVLWHWGLVNQASTLHTVFDPGYWYITTQEAQFGAWVLEHFGVNMRDNIFFGAMNGIPAPWNNPPLLMSIGIILGAATIALMNNEFKLKMPNRELAIWGLLGGTFMGIGARIALGCNIGAFYIRVAGGDPGGWLFFLGMGAGAFSAVKMFNWWTDRKLASDLADFDIDI is encoded by the coding sequence ATGGATGTGGACCCCGAAAGGAAAAGGAAATTTTGGGCTTATTCTATAGTAGGGCTTCTTATAATTGTCAGTCTGTGGTATTACCACATGAATCCCCTGTACATGTACATTGTAGCTTATCTCTGGTTTGGGTTTACATATGGAATGCTGATGCAGTATGGCAGATTCTGTTTTGCGTCCGCATGGAGAGACTTGATTGCTATTGGCGTAACGAGGATGTTTATTGGCATACTGATTGCCATGGCAACTTTCAGTCTGGTGCTGGCTGTTCTGGCAGCGGCCCAGTTGAGCACTTTTCACCCCGGACCTCTGGGACTCAATGAGCTTATAGGTGGGTTGTTGTTCGGTGCCGGGATGACTCTTGCAGGAGGCTGTGCTTCAGGTACTCTCTATAAGACAGGAGAGGGAAATGGAACCTCATGGCTGGCTCTGTTTGCTATTGTATTTTCCCAGGCAATATTTGTGGATTATGGAGGATTCTTTGATAAATTCCTTGTAGGCTATGCTTTCAAAGAGCCAATGATTACACTTTCCCAATACTTCCCGAGTCTGGGAGGTTTTAAGTATGTCGTGGGAGATTCCATAATAAACGTAATAATTCCTGTAATTATCCTCATTGTTTTTGCTTACTACGTTGTGGCAAGGAAAGGGATTATGAGGAGGTTGATGGAACGTAAGACAGAAAGTGCAGACGGAGGAGTGCCAAAACCTACTCTTGGCGATGACCTGAGAGGTATATGGATGATGATAACTGCCTCGAAGAGAACCGCTATTGCGGGGATTCTCCTTGGAATTGTCTCAGGTGTTCACGTATTTACAATCCAGTCACTGAGATACAGGGATGGAATTAACAACTTTGGTCAGGTTCTATGGCACTGGGGACTTGTGAATCAGGCTTCAACTTTACACACTGTCTTTGACCCCGGTTACTGGTATATAACCACACAGGAGGCTCAGTTCGGAGCCTGGGTTCTGGAACACTTTGGAGTCAATATGAGAGATAACATATTCTTTGGAGCTATGAATGGAATTCCGGCACCATGGAATAATCCGCCTCTGCTGATGTCCATAGGGATAATACTGGGAGCAGCAACCATAGCTCTTATGAACAATGAGTTTAAACTGAAAATGCCGAATAGAGAACTTGCAATATGGGGCCTTCTTGGCGGTACTTTTATGGGCATCGGTGCCAGAATCGCACTGGGTTGCAATATTGGTGCATTCTACATAAGAGTTGCAGGCGGAGACCCGGGTGGCTGGCTTTTCTTCTTGGGCATGGGTGCAGGAGCTTTCAGTGCTGTGAAGATGTTCAACTGGTGGACTGACAGGAAGCTCGCCAGTGATCTGGCTGATTTCGATATTGATATATGA